A genomic window from Macaca thibetana thibetana isolate TM-01 chromosome 16, ASM2454274v1, whole genome shotgun sequence includes:
- the OXLD1 gene encoding oxidoreductase-like domain-containing protein 1, whose product MLLRSVVRGGRAVAAAARGSGAPPLSSPDCSKRLPGGGSFLQRHHPGVQAPDGRRKFGKDHIEVGSQAGADSTRPPKASLPREGPSEPQYPLPPELQPPTNCCMSGCPNCVWVEYADRLLQHFQDGGERALAALEEHVADENLKAFLRMEIRLHTRCGG is encoded by the exons ATGCTGCTGCGGAGCGTCGTCCGGGGAGGCCGGGCGGTAGCCGCCGCGGCCCGTGGCTCG GGGGCTCCCCCGCTCTCCAGCCCAGACTGCAGCaagaggcttcctggaggtggcAGCTTTCTTCAGAGGCACCATCCCGGAGTGCAAGCCCCTGATGGGCGCAGAAAATTCGGGAAAGACCACATAGAGGTGGGCTCCCAAGCAGGTGCAGACAGCACCAGGCCACCCAAGGCCTCGCTGCCCAGAGAGGGCCCTTCAGAACCTCAGTACCCTCTGCCACCTGAGCTCCAGCCACCCACAAACTGCTGCATGAGTGGTTGCCCCAACTGTGTGTGGGTGGAGTATGCGGACAGGCTCCTGCAGCACTTCCAGGACGGTGGGGAGCGGGCCCTGGCTGCCCTGGAGGAGCACGTGGCTGACGAGAACCTCAAGGCCTTCCTCAGGATGGAGATCCGACTTCACACTAGGTGTGGAGGCTGA